The region CCGTGGTGCCAAGTTCGCACAATTTCTTAATGGGGCGTCGGGAATCTTTCGTAAGGTGAACAGTACCAATCAGTTGGGGCTTTCGACCGCAAAATCGCTTTGCGGGGAGCCGAAGTGCGTCCTGTGTGCTCTTTTGGCAACGTCTGCCATTTTCATCAACAGTTTTCGCACCGCCTGCCATCCTAACTGTCTTTCACTAGGTTGAAAATTGCAGTTGTAAACTTCAACTTTCACTGCGTGTTAAGGGGAGTCATTTTGGCGATGGGCGGTTGTAATCCCCCTCAGGCGAACTGCCGGAGGTTTATCGTTTCGGCCTATTTCTGCTCTCGACATGCACACTGCTGACAGCATGTCAAAAAACGCGAAAAAAATCCAAAGATCGGCAAATTGGCGGCGAAGTCCTATCTATGCCTGCTAGTTAACCGCTCGGAAACGGCGTTGTAAACGATCCGGAAAGCCGTGCCGGGCAGGAAAAGTACAAGGGTCATTCCGTTTATTTCAGAGAGGGTTGAGTCATGATCAAGAAACTCGCATGCACTGGGATTGGTGCCGCCATGCTTGCTGGGCTCGTGTTTGGAACCGATGCCTACAGCTACATCTCCACGACCGCGAGTCGTGTGAGCGACAATGTTAAAAACAGCGTTCCTGTCGAATTTGAACTCGATCGGGCTCGCAAGATGATTCAGGATCTGACGCCTGAAATTCGTCGCAACATGCATTTGATTGCGAAAGAAGAAGTCGAAGTCGAGAAACTGCAGTCTCGCGTGGGTGATCTGGAAGAAAAGCTTTCTTCCAATAAAGCCGACATCATGCGACTGAAGAACGATCTCGACAGTGGTAGCACTTACTTCACGTACGCCGGCCACGAGTACTCGCGAAACGCTGTCCAAACCGATTTGGCAGGTCGCTTCGAGCGTTTCAAGACGCAGGACGCCACTCGCGTGAAGCTGGAAAGCATTCTGCGTGCTCGTGAACAAGGGTTAGACGCCGCTCGGGCCAAGCTCGACAGCATGCTGACCGCTCGCCGTCAGTTGGAAGTCGATGTCGAAAACTTGGAAGCACGCCAAAAAATGGTGGAAGTAGCCCAAACGTCGAGCAAATTCGCGTTTGATGATAGCCACCTTTCCAAGACGAAGCGTCTGATCGACGACATCCGTACACGAATCGATGTGGCTGAACGCATGGTTGATGTCGACGGCGAACTGGCTGGCGAAATCCAGTTGGACGAACAAGTCGATACCGACATCAGCAATGAAGTCGCGTCGTACTTCGGTCTCGAGATCGAATTGGACGACGAAGAACTTGCCGACGTAGACACGAAGGCTGCCGAGAAGCTGACCAAGCGAATTGAGCTTTCTCAGCTGAACTAGGGCACGGATTGACCCTTGGAAATCTCCAGCGAAGCGGGATGGCGGCGACTCGAAAAAGTCGACGCCATTTCGCACGCGCGAGTGAAGATCGCGTGCTTTTCGCATGGAAACAGAAGATTTGCCCAAGCTACGGATCAGGGCACCGTAGCGAGAAGCGGCAAGAAATCGTGATCGATTACGAATCACCAAACATCGGGGGCACTTCCCGTCATGCTAAACTTGAAACAGTGAACCCGCCAAAGTCGCTATGTCTATTGTGGAATCAAATTTCGCCTACCGAAGAGGAAACGTGAGCGATCGCCTGCAAATGTGGATCGATGGGGTCGGTGGCTACATGCTGCTGCTGGCCGATCGCGTCAATGTTGGCCAGGCCATGGCTTCCGCCCAGGTCGATATTCCCATCATGGGAGATATCAGCCGTCGGCATGCGGCGATCAAGCGAAGTGGCGATGAGTACATCATCGAGCCACTCGCCGATGTCAAATTAAACGACCAGGTCGTCGGCGGACCGGCCCTGCTCAAGCATCGCGATGTGATGACGTTGGGACGAGGCGTGAAGCTGCAATTCACGCAGCCTCATCCCCTCAGCACGTCGGCTGTGCTCAAGATCGTCAGCCGGCACCGGACCGAGCCGGCATGCGATGGAGTTGTGCTGTTAGCCGACTCGCTGTTGATGGGGGCTAAGTCGAACAATCACATCGTTTGTCCTCAGTGGCAGCAAGATGT is a window of Bremerella sp. TYQ1 DNA encoding:
- a CDS encoding FHA domain-containing protein — encoded protein: MSDRLQMWIDGVGGYMLLLADRVNVGQAMASAQVDIPIMGDISRRHAAIKRSGDEYIIEPLADVKLNDQVVGGPALLKHRDVMTLGRGVKLQFTQPHPLSTSAVLKIVSRHRTEPACDGVVLLADSLLMGAKSNNHIVCPQWQQDVVVYRQGSKLLLKSKTPLYQSDSTQPATSIKIGETVQGEEVSFCLEPLGRA